From one Deltaproteobacteria bacterium CG2_30_66_27 genomic stretch:
- a CDS encoding tryptophan synthase subunit beta, translating into MPDPAGHFGPFGGRYVAETLMSALIELDGAYRAAWRDRSFHRELDGLLKNYAGRPTPLYFAERLTEKAGGARIYIKREDLAHTGSHKINNTLGQGLLARRMGKRRIIAETGAGQHGVATATVCARMGIPCEIYMGEEDVRRQAHNVFRMRLLGARVHPVTSGSRTLKDAMNEALRDWVTNVRTTYYLIGSTAGPHPYPEMVRNFQSVIGREALPQFRKAEGKLPTAVVACVGGGSNAMGIFTSFLRYPRVRLYGVEAGGLGLSSGKHGATLSRGKVGVLHGSKSFLLQDADGQILEAHSISAGLDYPGVGPEHAWLKETGRAEYVSVTDAQALSGFSLLSRWEGIQPALESSHAVAFAYRLAKTMRPSGTVLVNLSGRGDKDMGILMEMREGGRDRD; encoded by the coding sequence ATGCCGGATCCGGCGGGCCACTTCGGCCCCTTCGGGGGGAGATACGTCGCCGAGACGCTGATGTCCGCCCTGATCGAACTGGATGGGGCGTACCGGGCGGCCTGGCGCGACCGGTCCTTCCATAGGGAACTCGACGGCCTCCTGAAGAATTACGCCGGCCGACCGACCCCGCTCTATTTTGCGGAGCGGCTGACGGAGAAGGCCGGGGGCGCCCGGATCTACATCAAGCGGGAAGACCTCGCCCACACCGGGTCGCACAAGATCAACAACACGCTCGGGCAGGGGTTGCTGGCGCGCAGAATGGGGAAGCGGCGGATCATCGCCGAAACGGGCGCGGGCCAGCACGGCGTCGCGACGGCCACCGTCTGCGCAAGGATGGGGATCCCGTGCGAGATCTACATGGGGGAGGAGGACGTCCGCCGGCAGGCCCATAATGTCTTCCGGATGCGCCTGCTCGGAGCCCGCGTCCACCCGGTGACCTCGGGGAGCCGGACGCTGAAGGACGCGATGAACGAGGCGCTTCGCGACTGGGTGACGAACGTCCGGACCACCTACTACCTGATCGGTTCCACGGCGGGACCGCACCCGTACCCCGAGATGGTCCGGAACTTCCAGTCGGTGATCGGGCGGGAGGCGCTTCCCCAGTTCCGGAAGGCGGAGGGGAAACTTCCGACCGCCGTCGTCGCGTGCGTGGGGGGAGGGAGCAACGCGATGGGGATCTTCACCTCCTTCCTTCGGTACCCCCGGGTCCGGTTGTACGGGGTGGAGGCGGGGGGGCTCGGTCTCTCTTCCGGGAAACACGGGGCCACGCTCTCCCGCGGGAAGGTCGGCGTCCTCCACGGGAGCAAATCGTTTCTCCTGCAGGACGCGGACGGGCAGATCCTCGAAGCCCACTCGATCTCCGCGGGGCTGGATTACCCCGGAGTGGGCCCGGAGCATGCGTGGCTGAAGGAGACCGGCAGGGCGGAGTACGTCTCCGTGACGGACGCGCAGGCGCTCTCGGGTTTTTCGCTGCTCTCCCGGTGGGAGGGGATCCAGCCGGCGCTCGAGTCGTCCCACGCCGTCGCGTTCGCGTACCGCCTTGCGAAAACGATGCGGCCGTCCGGAACCGTCCTCGTGAACCTGTCCGGGCGGGGGGACAAGGACATGGGGATCCTGATGGAGATGCGGGAGGGCGGCCGTGACCGCGATTGA
- a CDS encoding arginine--tRNA ligase, translating to MVESLVFSAVRKKVAEWGEEAEVAVSLEIPRQESHGDFSTNAAMQLAGRLGRKPRAVAEEIVSALRVEDRRGRIASLSIAGPGFINIVLSEELWREVLAIALEKGPRFGASKVGEGKTVHLEFVSANPTGPLHVGHGRGAAVGDALARILEFTGHKVVREYYINDVGNQMDNLGRTLLARYRVLCGRNAELPEDGYRGEYMIELARDFRAEAGDLYADSPEEEALPVFRKEAADRILRGIRDDLALFRVTFDRWFAERELHDGGLVAAALADLRERGQIYEADGATWFRSRGLGDEKDRVLVRADGRTTYFAADVAYHRRKFRDRFSRVIDIWGADHHGYVPRLRAALRGLGEDETRLEVLLVQFVTLIREGKAVQMSTRSGEFTTLREVLDEVGVDAARFFYLLRSFHTHLDFDLTLAKTQSRNNPVYYIQYVHARICSIFREAEAQGKALTGHPPLSILTFPEEVRLMKAVARFPDVVSECAKTLEPHRIPFYLIEVSDLFHAFYHQHRFLGESPERTQARLALALGVKTVVASGLALIGVTAPDRM from the coding sequence ATCGTCGAATCCCTGGTCTTCTCCGCGGTGCGGAAGAAGGTCGCGGAATGGGGAGAGGAGGCGGAGGTTGCCGTCTCCCTCGAAATTCCCCGACAGGAATCACACGGTGATTTCTCGACCAACGCGGCGATGCAGCTTGCCGGGCGCCTCGGCAGAAAACCGCGGGCGGTCGCGGAGGAAATCGTTTCGGCGCTCCGCGTGGAGGACCGGCGGGGGCGTATCGCATCCCTGTCGATCGCGGGTCCGGGGTTCATCAACATCGTTCTCTCCGAGGAACTCTGGAGGGAAGTCCTGGCGATCGCCCTGGAGAAGGGGCCGCGGTTCGGCGCCTCGAAGGTCGGGGAGGGGAAAACCGTCCACCTTGAGTTCGTTTCGGCCAACCCAACCGGGCCTCTCCACGTCGGTCACGGCCGCGGTGCCGCCGTCGGCGACGCCCTTGCACGGATCCTCGAGTTCACCGGCCACAAGGTCGTCCGTGAGTATTACATCAACGACGTCGGCAACCAGATGGACAACCTCGGGCGCACTCTCCTCGCGAGGTACCGTGTCCTGTGCGGACGGAACGCCGAACTTCCCGAGGACGGGTATCGCGGGGAGTACATGATCGAGCTCGCGCGGGACTTCCGCGCAGAAGCGGGGGATCTGTATGCCGATTCGCCGGAGGAGGAGGCGCTTCCCGTCTTTCGGAAGGAGGCGGCGGATCGCATCCTTCGCGGGATCCGCGACGATCTCGCGTTGTTCCGGGTGACGTTCGACCGGTGGTTCGCGGAACGGGAGCTTCATGACGGCGGCCTGGTCGCCGCCGCCCTTGCGGATCTCCGGGAGCGGGGGCAGATTTACGAAGCGGATGGGGCGACCTGGTTCCGCAGCCGGGGGCTGGGGGACGAAAAGGACCGGGTCCTGGTTCGCGCGGACGGGCGGACCACCTATTTTGCGGCCGACGTCGCGTATCATCGGCGCAAGTTTCGGGATCGGTTCTCCAGGGTGATCGACATCTGGGGGGCCGATCACCACGGGTACGTGCCGCGGCTGCGCGCGGCGCTTCGGGGACTCGGGGAAGACGAGACCCGCCTGGAGGTGCTTCTCGTCCAGTTCGTGACCCTGATCCGGGAGGGGAAAGCGGTGCAGATGTCGACCCGGTCGGGGGAATTCACGACCTTGCGCGAGGTCCTCGACGAGGTGGGGGTCGACGCTGCGCGCTTTTTCTATCTGCTCCGCAGTTTCCACACCCACCTCGACTTCGACCTCACCCTGGCGAAGACCCAGTCGCGAAACAATCCGGTGTATTATATCCAGTACGTGCACGCCCGGATCTGCTCCATTTTCCGCGAGGCGGAGGCCCAAGGGAAGGCGCTCACCGGACACCCGCCCCTCTCCATCCTCACCTTTCCCGAGGAGGTGCGGTTGATGAAGGCGGTCGCCCGGTTTCCCGACGTCGTCTCGGAGTGCGCGAAGACGCTCGAGCCCCACCGGATCCCCTTCTATCTCATCGAGGTTTCGGATCTCTTTCACGCCTTCTACCATCAGCACCGTTTCCTCGGGGAGTCTCCCGAACGGACGCAGGCCCGGCTCGCGCTCGCCCTTGGGGTGAAGACGGTGGTCGCCTCCGGGCTGGCGCTGATCGGTGTGACGGCGCCGGATCGGATGTGA
- a CDS encoding TrpB-like pyridoxal-phosphate dependent enzyme, with protein MKVKFLLKDSEIPKTWYNVMADMPNRPAAVLHPGTGKPVSPDDLAPLFPMPLIEQEVSSQREIPIPEAVRDIYTLWRPTPMFRALRLEEALGTKSKIYYKYEGVSPAGSHKPNTSIPQAYYNKMAGRKRIATETGAGQWGSAMALAGTFFGLEVKVYMVKVSYDQKPYRRMLMETWGAKVVPSPSPDTHSGRVLLAADPDSPGSLGIAISEAVEDAATREDTSYALGSVLNHVCLHQTVIGLEAKDQMKLAGDYPDIVIGCCGGGSNLAGIGFPFLRDKIAGKKNPRIVAVEPSSCPTLTKGIYAYDYGDTAKLTPMIKMYTLGHDFVPAGIHAGGLRYHGDSALVSQLHHEGLIEAQAYGQIAVFGSAMTFARSEGILPAPESSHAIHAAILEAKRADEEGKQKTILFNLSGHGFFDLTAYDDYLNGRLKDFDYPEEKIAEALHKLPKVEG; from the coding sequence ATGAAAGTGAAATTTCTCCTCAAGGATTCGGAGATCCCGAAAACCTGGTACAACGTCATGGCCGATATGCCCAACCGACCGGCGGCGGTGCTCCACCCCGGCACCGGCAAACCGGTCAGCCCCGACGATCTCGCCCCGCTGTTCCCCATGCCGCTGATCGAGCAAGAGGTGTCATCGCAGCGGGAGATCCCCATCCCGGAGGCGGTCCGGGACATCTATACCCTCTGGCGGCCGACGCCGATGTTCCGCGCCCTTCGCCTCGAAGAGGCACTGGGAACGAAGTCGAAGATCTACTACAAGTACGAGGGCGTCAGTCCCGCGGGGAGCCACAAGCCGAATACCTCCATCCCCCAGGCGTATTACAACAAGATGGCGGGGCGGAAGAGGATCGCGACGGAGACCGGTGCGGGACAATGGGGGTCCGCCATGGCCCTCGCGGGGACATTCTTCGGCCTCGAGGTGAAAGTGTACATGGTGAAGGTCAGCTACGACCAGAAGCCGTACCGCCGCATGCTCATGGAAACGTGGGGGGCGAAGGTCGTGCCGTCCCCCAGCCCGGACACCCACTCGGGACGCGTCCTCCTGGCGGCGGATCCCGACTCCCCCGGATCCCTCGGCATCGCGATCAGCGAGGCGGTCGAGGACGCCGCGACGCGCGAGGACACGAGCTACGCCCTCGGGTCGGTCCTCAATCACGTCTGTCTCCACCAGACGGTCATCGGCCTCGAGGCGAAGGATCAGATGAAACTGGCCGGGGATTACCCCGACATCGTCATCGGGTGCTGCGGCGGGGGAAGCAACCTCGCCGGGATCGGCTTCCCCTTCCTGCGGGACAAGATCGCGGGGAAGAAGAATCCGAGAATCGTCGCCGTCGAGCCGTCCTCCTGCCCGACGCTCACCAAGGGGATCTACGCCTACGATTACGGGGACACGGCGAAACTGACGCCGATGATCAAGATGTACACCCTCGGGCACGATTTCGTGCCGGCGGGGATCCACGCGGGGGGGCTCCGGTACCACGGGGACTCCGCGCTGGTCAGCCAGCTGCACCACGAGGGGCTGATCGAGGCCCAGGCGTACGGCCAGATCGCCGTTTTCGGAAGCGCGATGACCTTCGCCCGGTCGGAGGGGATCCTGCCGGCGCCCGAGTCGTCCCACGCCATTCACGCGGCGATCCTCGAGGCGAAGCGCGCGGACGAGGAGGGGAAGCAAAAGACCATCCTCTTCAACCTGAGCGGACACGGTTTCTTCGACCTGACCGCCTACGACGACTACCTCAATGGGCGCCTCAAGGATTTCGACTACCCGGAGGAGAAGATCGCCGAGGCGCTCCACAAGCTCCCCAAGGTCGAGGGTTAG
- a CDS encoding UDP-glucose 4-epimerase, translated as MRIMVTGGAGFIASHVAQAYVEAGHEVLVLDNLSSGKKENVPDGARFIFGEAGSETAVEAIRTIRPEVLCHHAAQINVRKSVADPVFDAKENILNTLVLLEAARVHGVRKVIFSSSGGAGYGEQDTFPADERHPLRPISPYGVAKVSVELYLHYYRVQYGLEYTALRYSNVYGPRQDPHGEAGVVAIFCERLLSGQPALVNGDGLQTRDYVYVGDVVRANLAALSRGDGLSVNISTGIETDVNTLFRTLRDLSGSRQEELHGPAMPGEQRRSVIENRMAFDELGWYPEISLDEGLALTLAYFRDKVKSSGNR; from the coding sequence ATGCGGATCATGGTCACCGGGGGGGCGGGATTCATCGCCTCGCATGTCGCGCAGGCGTACGTCGAAGCGGGCCACGAGGTCCTGGTGCTGGACAACCTCTCCTCCGGGAAGAAGGAGAACGTCCCCGACGGGGCGCGGTTCATCTTCGGAGAAGCCGGATCGGAAACCGCGGTCGAGGCGATCCGAACGATCCGGCCGGAAGTCCTCTGCCACCACGCGGCCCAGATCAACGTGCGCAAGTCCGTCGCCGATCCCGTCTTCGACGCGAAGGAGAACATCCTGAACACGCTCGTTCTGCTCGAGGCGGCGCGGGTGCACGGGGTCCGGAAGGTGATCTTCTCCTCCTCCGGAGGCGCCGGGTATGGCGAACAGGACACTTTCCCCGCGGACGAACGGCATCCGTTGCGGCCCATTTCCCCCTACGGAGTGGCGAAGGTCTCCGTGGAACTCTACCTGCATTACTACCGTGTCCAGTACGGGCTGGAGTACACGGCGCTGCGGTACTCGAACGTGTACGGGCCGCGGCAGGATCCCCACGGCGAGGCGGGGGTGGTCGCCATCTTCTGCGAGCGGCTCCTTTCGGGGCAGCCCGCCCTCGTCAACGGGGACGGACTGCAGACACGCGACTACGTGTACGTGGGGGACGTCGTGCGCGCCAACCTCGCGGCGCTCTCCCGCGGGGACGGGCTTTCCGTCAACATCAGCACCGGGATCGAGACCGACGTGAACACCCTCTTCCGGACGCTGCGGGACCTCTCCGGGAGCCGCCAGGAAGAGCTCCACGGACCGGCGATGCCGGGGGAGCAGCGCCGGTCGGTCATCGAAAACCGGATGGCCTTCGACGAGTTGGGGTGGTATCCTGAAATATCGTTGGACGAAGGGCTCGCCCTCACGCTGGCGTACTTCCGAGACAAGGTGAAATCCTCCGGAAACCGGTAG
- a CDS encoding tryptophan synthase subunit alpha, with protein sequence MTAIDAAFRRLRASGEKGLVVYLTAGDPTPAASLRYLRAAADAGADILEVGVPFSDPTADGPTIEAASRRALSSGMNVAGALELVRRFRGTHATPVVLFGYYNPFYRYGWSSLCEDAREAGVDGFLVVDLPFEERGEVLPAIRKAGIDWIPLAAPTSGMARVRAVDRAGSGFLYLISVTGVTGVRNALPPEMAAWTRKVAKATRLPVAVGFGISSPAMAAAATRHADAAVVGSACVKIVERNGRAPRGVAELSRFVRFLKKALR encoded by the coding sequence GTGACCGCGATTGACGCCGCGTTTCGACGCCTCCGCGCGTCCGGGGAGAAGGGACTCGTGGTCTACCTGACCGCGGGAGACCCGACGCCGGCGGCGTCCCTGCGATACCTCCGGGCGGCCGCGGACGCCGGGGCCGACATCCTCGAGGTGGGCGTTCCCTTTTCGGATCCCACGGCGGACGGCCCTACGATCGAGGCGGCCTCCCGGCGGGCGCTCTCGTCGGGGATGAATGTCGCGGGGGCCCTCGAGCTGGTCCGGAGATTCCGCGGAACGCACGCCACGCCGGTCGTCCTCTTCGGATATTACAACCCGTTTTACCGGTACGGCTGGTCCTCCCTGTGCGAAGACGCGCGGGAGGCGGGGGTCGACGGGTTCCTGGTGGTCGATCTCCCGTTCGAGGAGAGGGGAGAGGTGCTGCCGGCGATCCGGAAGGCGGGGATCGACTGGATCCCGCTGGCCGCCCCCACGAGCGGGATGGCGCGGGTCCGCGCCGTCGACCGCGCGGGGTCCGGGTTCCTGTACCTGATCTCGGTGACCGGGGTGACCGGGGTCCGGAACGCCCTCCCTCCGGAGATGGCGGCATGGACCCGGAAGGTCGCGAAGGCGACGCGGCTCCCCGTGGCCGTCGGGTTCGGCATCTCCTCGCCGGCGATGGCGGCCGCCGCCACCCGCCACGCCGACGCGGCGGTCGTCGGGAGCGCCTGCGTCAAGATCGTCGAAAGGAACGGCCGCGCCCCCCGGGGCGTCGCGGAGCTTTCCCGGTTCGTCCGATTCCTCAAAAAGGCACTGAGGTGA
- a CDS encoding anthranilate phosphoribosyltransferase — protein MIAVIDNYDSFTWNLVQYFCELGAEVSVFRNDTITVEELAHRNPAGLVISPGPGGPDEAGISIDAIRAFEDRIPILGVCLGHQCIAQAFGGRIVHAQALMHGKTSRIRHNGKGIFSMIENPMTATRYHSLAVERGALPKELEVCAEAEDGEVMGVRHLEKPVFGVQFHPESILTQSGVRLLENFLSLIDPSRPVLREFGNIREAIAAVSGRKNLSADGMRDAMRMIMGGEASPAQIASFLSCLSMKGETITEIAAAAEVMRQKAIRIVPPAGKEVLDTCGTGGDRAGTFNISTTVAFVAAGSGVAVAKHGNRSVTSRSGSADVLEALGMDLNAEPSRVQRALDEAGITFMFAPRFHAAMKYAIGPRREIAIRTIFNILGPISNPAGVRRQVVGVYSEELGDTYARVLAESGHLHAFVVHGTDGLDEVSLAAPTIVWEVREGKVKRFLFDPRPFGFEYVPLSALRGGDAAANAKILTGVLSGDPGPARQAVLVNAAFAAVAGGAAEDLREGVRTATRSIDSGAAMERLRAFLAILGKRETR, from the coding sequence ATGATCGCCGTCATCGACAATTACGATTCGTTCACCTGGAACCTTGTGCAATATTTCTGTGAACTCGGCGCCGAGGTGTCGGTGTTCCGCAACGACACGATCACGGTGGAGGAGCTGGCGCACCGGAACCCCGCCGGCCTGGTGATCTCGCCGGGGCCGGGCGGGCCGGACGAGGCCGGCATCTCCATCGACGCGATCCGGGCGTTCGAGGACAGGATCCCCATCCTCGGGGTCTGCCTGGGGCACCAGTGCATCGCGCAGGCGTTCGGGGGACGGATCGTCCACGCCCAGGCGCTCATGCACGGGAAGACCTCCCGCATCCGGCACAACGGCAAGGGGATCTTCTCGATGATCGAAAACCCGATGACCGCCACGCGGTACCATTCCCTCGCCGTGGAGCGCGGGGCCCTACCGAAGGAACTGGAGGTTTGCGCCGAGGCCGAGGACGGCGAGGTGATGGGGGTGCGCCACCTCGAAAAACCGGTCTTCGGCGTGCAGTTCCACCCTGAATCGATCCTGACCCAATCGGGAGTGCGGCTGCTCGAGAATTTCCTTTCCCTGATCGACCCATCCCGACCGGTCCTGCGCGAGTTCGGGAACATCCGCGAGGCGATCGCCGCCGTGTCGGGACGCAAGAACCTGTCGGCCGACGGGATGCGGGACGCGATGCGGATGATCATGGGAGGGGAGGCATCCCCGGCCCAGATCGCCTCGTTCCTCTCCTGTCTCTCCATGAAGGGGGAGACGATCACGGAGATCGCCGCGGCCGCCGAGGTGATGCGGCAGAAGGCGATCCGCATCGTCCCTCCGGCGGGGAAAGAGGTCCTCGACACGTGCGGAACGGGAGGGGACCGCGCCGGCACGTTCAACATTTCGACCACCGTGGCATTCGTCGCCGCGGGATCCGGTGTTGCCGTGGCCAAGCACGGGAACCGCTCCGTGACCAGCCGTTCCGGAAGCGCGGACGTGCTGGAAGCGCTTGGCATGGATCTCAACGCGGAACCCTCAAGGGTGCAGCGCGCTCTCGACGAGGCCGGGATCACCTTCATGTTCGCGCCCAGGTTCCACGCCGCGATGAAATACGCCATCGGCCCGCGGAGGGAGATCGCCATCCGGACGATCTTCAACATCCTCGGTCCGATCAGCAATCCTGCCGGTGTGCGTCGCCAGGTCGTCGGCGTGTACAGCGAGGAACTCGGAGACACATACGCCCGTGTTCTCGCGGAATCCGGCCACCTGCATGCGTTCGTGGTTCACGGGACCGACGGGCTGGACGAGGTCTCCCTCGCGGCGCCGACGATCGTCTGGGAGGTGCGGGAAGGGAAAGTGAAGCGGTTCCTCTTCGATCCGCGCCCGTTCGGGTTCGAATACGTTCCCCTGAGCGCCCTTCGCGGGGGGGATGCCGCCGCCAACGCGAAGATCCTCACGGGGGTCCTCTCGGGCGATCCGGGGCCGGCGCGTCAGGCCGTGCTCGTGAACGCCGCCTTCGCTGCGGTCGCGGGCGGCGCCGCGGAGGACCTGAGGGAAGGGGTGCGGACGGCGACCCGCTCGATCGATTCGGGCGCCGCGATGGAACGGCTTCGGGCGTTCCTCGCCATCCTCGGGAAGAGGGAGACGCGCTGA
- a CDS encoding acetyl-CoA carboxylase subunit beta produces MRLFRKKDESDRKIKIPEGMWIKCDACLEIIYKPEVERNLNVCPKCAYHFRIPARERIRAVIDEGTFAEFGEEMESVDVLNFTDTKKYVDRLKEAKKKTGRKEAVITGKGKIQGIEVALAVLDFEFQGGSMGSVVGEKIAITAEVALDSRIPLIIFSASGGARMQEGTLSLMQMAKTSAALARLSDARLPFISVLTDPTTGGVAASFAMLGDVIISEPGALVGFAGPRVIEQTILQKLPEGFQRAEFLLEHGMVDMIVERTRLKATLSIILRYLSGSGDR; encoded by the coding sequence ATTCGACTCTTCCGGAAAAAGGACGAAAGCGACAGGAAGATCAAGATCCCGGAGGGGATGTGGATCAAGTGCGATGCCTGCCTCGAGATCATCTACAAGCCCGAGGTGGAACGAAACCTGAACGTTTGCCCCAAATGCGCCTACCACTTCCGCATCCCCGCGCGGGAGCGGATCCGCGCCGTCATCGACGAGGGGACCTTCGCCGAGTTCGGCGAGGAGATGGAGTCGGTGGACGTCCTGAACTTCACGGACACGAAGAAGTACGTCGATCGACTGAAGGAGGCGAAGAAGAAGACGGGGCGCAAGGAAGCGGTCATCACGGGGAAGGGGAAGATCCAGGGGATCGAGGTGGCCCTGGCGGTGCTCGATTTCGAATTCCAGGGCGGCTCGATGGGAAGCGTCGTCGGGGAGAAGATCGCCATCACGGCCGAGGTCGCCCTCGATTCCCGCATCCCGCTCATCATATTCAGTGCATCCGGAGGAGCGCGCATGCAGGAGGGGACCCTCTCGTTGATGCAGATGGCCAAGACGAGCGCCGCGCTCGCGCGTCTCTCCGACGCCCGCCTTCCCTTCATCAGCGTGCTGACCGATCCGACCACCGGCGGGGTTGCGGCGAGCTTCGCGATGCTGGGGGACGTGATCATCTCCGAGCCGGGGGCGCTGGTCGGGTTCGCGGGGCCGCGGGTGATCGAGCAGACGATTCTGCAGAAACTGCCGGAGGGGTTCCAGCGCGCCGAGTTTCTCCTCGAACACGGAATGGTGGACATGATCGTGGAGCGCACCCGGCTCAAGGCGACGCTTTCGATCATCCTTCGGTACTTATCGGGTTCCGGGGATCGATGA
- a CDS encoding anthranilate synthase component I, translating into MIVPDKEQFVRQAEDGTLIPVFTEFHADLETPVSAYLKISARFPTDHFLLESVEGGEKWGRYSFIGFDPLLGFRAEAKGISVRQGGETRNVPVTADPLDVLEGILKEIRYRPAAGLPRLSGGAVGYIGYDYVRYLEKVGGDRPLTGAPDAMFLFPSRLVIFDNVRHTILIVAHGSVPAGKDPGAAYARALEAIEEVREILRVPLEGSEVPDDDGGGKPAFEMPRAAFLDAVRKAKEHIRNGDILQAVLSNRATVRTRRTPADVYRVLRALNPSPYMYLLRMGDLSVVGSSPEILVRLEGDEIQLRPIAGTRPRGATPSEDRRLEAELLSDPKELAEHVMLVDLGRNDVGRVAAWGSVKTDELMGIERYSHVMHIVSNVVGKLRGGLTAFDVLRAAFPAGTVSGAPKVRAMQIISELEPFRRGIYAGAVGYFDLQGSMDFCIAIRTIVMSGGEAMIQAGAGIVADSDPAREWDEILNKAKILFRAVGVSPETLEAR; encoded by the coding sequence GTGATCGTCCCCGACAAGGAACAGTTTGTCCGGCAGGCGGAGGATGGAACGCTGATCCCCGTCTTCACGGAGTTTCACGCCGACCTCGAGACCCCGGTCTCCGCCTACCTGAAGATATCGGCCCGTTTCCCGACCGACCATTTCCTTCTGGAGAGCGTCGAAGGGGGAGAGAAGTGGGGCCGGTACTCCTTTATCGGGTTCGATCCTCTTCTCGGTTTTCGCGCCGAAGCGAAGGGGATTTCCGTCCGGCAGGGAGGGGAGACGCGGAACGTTCCCGTTACGGCGGATCCGCTCGACGTGCTCGAGGGGATCCTGAAGGAGATCCGGTACCGGCCGGCGGCGGGACTCCCGAGGCTTTCGGGAGGAGCGGTCGGGTACATCGGGTACGACTACGTCCGGTACCTCGAAAAGGTCGGGGGAGACCGGCCGTTGACCGGCGCACCCGATGCGATGTTCCTCTTCCCGTCCCGGCTCGTGATCTTCGACAACGTCAGGCACACGATCCTCATCGTCGCTCACGGTTCGGTTCCCGCGGGGAAGGACCCCGGGGCCGCCTACGCGCGGGCGCTCGAGGCCATCGAGGAAGTTCGGGAAATCCTCCGCGTGCCGCTGGAAGGTTCCGAAGTCCCGGACGACGACGGTGGCGGGAAACCGGCGTTCGAGATGCCACGCGCGGCGTTCCTCGACGCCGTGCGCAAGGCCAAGGAGCATATCCGGAACGGCGACATCCTCCAGGCGGTGCTCTCCAACCGTGCGACCGTCCGGACGCGTCGGACTCCCGCCGATGTGTACCGCGTCCTTCGCGCGCTGAATCCTTCCCCCTACATGTACCTGCTGAGAATGGGGGATCTGTCGGTCGTCGGTTCCTCCCCGGAGATCCTCGTTCGGCTCGAGGGGGACGAGATCCAGCTCCGGCCGATCGCCGGGACGCGCCCCCGGGGCGCCACCCCTTCGGAGGACCGCCGGCTCGAGGCGGAGCTGCTGTCGGATCCGAAGGAGCTCGCGGAGCACGTCATGCTCGTGGACCTTGGCCGGAACGACGTGGGAAGGGTCGCCGCCTGGGGATCCGTGAAGACGGACGAACTGATGGGGATCGAGCGGTATTCCCACGTCATGCACATCGTGTCGAACGTGGTCGGGAAGCTTCGCGGGGGGCTCACCGCCTTCGACGTGCTCCGCGCGGCGTTCCCCGCGGGGACGGTCTCGGGCGCACCGAAGGTCCGCGCGATGCAGATCATCTCCGAACTCGAACCGTTCCGCCGCGGGATCTACGCGGGGGCGGTCGGGTATTTCGACCTGCAGGGAAGCATGGACTTCTGCATCGCCATCCGGACCATCGTGATGTCCGGGGGGGAGGCGATGATCCAGGCCGGCGCGGGAATCGTAGCGGATTCGGACCCGGCGCGGGAGTGGGACGAGATCCTGAACAAGGCGAAGATCCTCTTCCGCGCCGTCGGCGTGTCGCCGGAAACGCTGGAGGCGCGATGA